The Sporomusa termitida genome has a window encoding:
- the larA gene encoding nickel-dependent lactate racemase: protein MMKQISLAFGLQELTICLPQKNLIEFIEGRETVPVNDVSLAVREVLNNPIASPSLREVVQPGDKIVIIASDITRQWVRHDLFLPDLLDELNSAGIVDSNITLVTALGAHRRHTWEDNKLTYGQEVVDRINIVQSCAAETADFAYCGCTRRGTPVYINRHVLQAGKVILTGGITYHSLAGFGGGRKAILPGVAGYETIQANHRLCLSPGQGNGPNPECRQGNLATNEMHLDMLEIAAMVKPDFLLNAVFTAAGDFAGFVAGHWYEAWLSGCRQAAAIAGVPVSDPADVVIASAGGYLKDINFYQASKAIENACLAVRAGGILIVVMECREISEPPDFSQWFDYSTLYARETALREEFTVPGFVALKLGFIAKSTPVIIVSQPENQVFLEKAGMLFAVSLEAALQLAAAALGRQEFRISIMPHGGNVVPCATSSR, encoded by the coding sequence ATGATGAAACAGATTTCACTAGCTTTTGGGCTGCAGGAGCTAACGATTTGTCTGCCGCAGAAAAACCTGATTGAGTTCATTGAAGGCCGGGAAACAGTACCTGTTAACGATGTTTCCCTGGCTGTCCGTGAAGTTCTGAATAACCCCATTGCCTCACCGTCTTTACGGGAAGTGGTGCAGCCAGGTGACAAAATTGTAATAATCGCTTCTGATATTACCAGGCAGTGGGTCCGGCATGACCTGTTCCTGCCGGACCTGCTGGATGAACTTAATAGTGCCGGTATTGTTGACAGCAATATAACACTGGTGACTGCGCTGGGAGCTCACCGGCGGCATACCTGGGAAGACAATAAGCTGACTTATGGCCAGGAGGTCGTAGACCGGATAAATATTGTCCAAAGCTGTGCAGCAGAAACGGCCGATTTTGCTTATTGCGGCTGTACCCGCCGGGGAACACCGGTCTATATTAACCGCCATGTCCTCCAGGCCGGTAAAGTTATTCTGACCGGCGGCATTACGTATCACTCGCTGGCTGGTTTTGGCGGCGGACGTAAAGCAATCCTCCCTGGCGTTGCCGGGTATGAAACCATCCAGGCCAATCACCGTCTTTGCTTAAGCCCGGGTCAGGGAAACGGTCCCAACCCGGAATGCCGGCAGGGTAATCTGGCGACAAATGAGATGCATCTTGATATGCTCGAGATAGCGGCTATGGTTAAGCCGGATTTTCTCCTCAATGCCGTATTTACGGCTGCCGGCGACTTTGCCGGCTTTGTTGCCGGCCACTGGTATGAGGCCTGGCTGTCAGGCTGCCGCCAAGCAGCAGCGATTGCCGGTGTTCCGGTGTCGGACCCGGCTGATGTTGTGATTGCTTCTGCCGGTGGTTATCTTAAAGACATTAATTTCTATCAGGCATCCAAGGCCATTGAGAATGCCTGTCTTGCTGTCAGGGCCGGCGGTATTCTGATCGTTGTTATGGAATGCCGGGAGATCAGTGAGCCACCCGACTTTAGTCAGTGGTTTGACTATTCCACACTTTATGCCCGTGAGACAGCGTTGCGTGAGGAATTTACAGTACCTGGCTTTGTTGCCTTAAAGCTTGGCTTTATTGCCAAATCCACGCCAGTTATTATTGTTTCACAGCCGGAAAACCAGGTTTTTTTGGAAAAGGCGGGCATGTTGTTTGCAGTTTCCCTGGAGGCTGCCTTACAATTGGCGGCCGCAGCGCTTGGCCGGCAGGAGTTTCGAATTAGTATTATGCCCCACGGAGGAAATGTGGTGCCCTGCGCAACGTCCAGTCGTTAA